Genomic segment of Clostridium sp. Marseille-P299:
AATGAATTTGAGTTTGCATATCCAGTACGTTCTGATCCAGTCATTGGGTGGCCACCTATAAAATTCTTTGTGAGTGAAAGTTCATTCACGGCTTCATGAATATTTCCCTTTACACTTCCAACATCAGTGATAATACAGGTAGGTTTTATAATTTCCTTTAAGTGCTTCAAATACTCAATATTCATTAAGACAGGAGCGCATAAAAAAATGATATCGCAATCTTTAAAATCTTCGGATAAATTTTTAGATATTTTATCAATGGTACCATCTTCTAAGGCAAGAGAGAGTCCACCATTGACTCCAGTTGTGTGATAATCATAAGCAATATTATAAAATGTTTCAGACGGATTCTCATTCTTTTTTGTTAATGAGGAAGGAATGGTTCCATCAATTTCTTTTAAAGCTCTTGCAATGGAACCTCCAATGAGTCCAAAACCAATAAAGCCAACGATTGTAGTATCCATAGTAAACCTACCTTTCTTAGAAGAATTTATTTTCAAGCTTAGCATATGGACGCAATTTTTCACACAAAGTTTCAAATTGAGGGAATGTTAAGGATTGAGGACCATCAGATAATGCAGTAGCAGGATTTGGATGAGTTTCAATCATAAGACCATCTGCACCAGCTGCAATCGCTGCTTTGGCAAGAGGTTCTACATAATTTCTAACACCAGTCGCATGACTTGGATCTACGATAATTGGTAGATGACTCTTTTCTTTTATTACAGGAATTGCACTTAAATCTAATGTATTTCTTGTAGAAGTCTCAAAGGTTCTAATTCCTCTTTCACATAGCACTACATTAGGATTACCTTCTGCCATAATATATTCACTTGCATTTAACCAATCATCGATGGTTGCAGCAAGTCCACGTTTTAAAAGAACTGGCATACCAGTTTTACCAACTTCTTTTAATAGATAGAAGTTTTGCATGTTACGAGCGCCGATTTGTAGCATATCTACATATTTCACAGCAGCTTCAATGGCCTCTAAACTTGTTACTTCACAAATCGTTGCTAAACCGGTTGCCTCACTCGCTTCTTTCATGTATCTAAGACCATCTACTTCAAGTCCTTGGAAAGAGTATGGGGAGGTTCTTGGTTTATAAGCACCACCTCTTAAAATTTGTGCACCAGCTTTTTTAATAGCAAATGCTGTTTCAAGTAATTGTTCCCTCGTTTCTACAGCACATGGGCCGGACATAATAACTAATTTATTGCCACCGATGCTTGTATTTCCAACTTTAATTACGGATGGTTCTGGATGAAATTTTTTGTTAGCTAACTTGTAACTTTCGGTTACAGCTACAATACGTTCTACATCTTCTTCCACTTCTAGGTTTTTATCACTTAATCTAGATTTATCACCAACTACACCAATGATAGTTACTTGCTTTCCAGTGGAAAGATGGGCTTCTAATCCGTTTTCTTTTATAATTCGAAGAATATTCTCAATGGAAGATTCTTTTGCTCCTTGTTTCATTACTATAATCATAATATTACCTTACTTTCTACAAATATTTGGTTTCATTTCTTGCTATTTCTAATTTTGCAAATAAGCCTTAGCTGGCTCCTTACACTTTCATTGTAACATGAACCAAAAAAAGTTTGTGTTCGTTCTGCAACAATTGCTTTTGGAAGATGAGTTTGTACACCACTCACTTAGCCAATATTTATTCTAACGTTTTTGTAATTGTAACGCAATATAATTATAATGTCAATACTGTAATACATTACAGCGTAACGCTGTAAAGCAGATTAGTAAAAATGCAATCTAAAATGTAAATAAAATAAAGAGGAAAATACGATTATACATGAATTTAAGGAGAAAAATGTCGAAATGTGAAAATATAGAATATATTTCGTGATAAATTAAGATAGTTAAGCATAAATCAAAAAAGATTTGTGATAAATACATAAAACAGTTGTAAATTAAATGTAAATTTAGTAAAATAAGTACATGAAGTAATGAATCTATTTCATAAGGAATAACATGCAAAATCAATCTAAAGAAAGGATTTTTTAAGTAGCTGACAAGGTAATTATTATTTTGGCAAGAGGGTGTTACGTAACAACTAAATAAAGAGGCAAGGTAATTCATAGCCTTACGTGCAGAAAGTTTACTTGTATCACTCCTTGACTATTAAGTATTGGAGGACAACAGACATGGAAACTTACAAATACGAAAAAATTCGAAACGTTGCAATGTTAGGACATGGTGGGTGTGGAAAAACAACATTGGTAGAAGCAATGGCGTATACTACAGGAATTATAAACCGACAGGGCAAGATCGAAGAAGGTAATACCATTAGTGATTTTGATAAAGAAGAAATTAAACGTCTTTTTTCAATTAGTACAACATTGGTGCCAATTATTTGGGAAGATACCAAAATTAATATCCTAGATACTCCGGGTTACTTTGATTTTGTTGGAGAAGTAGAAGAAGCATTAAGTGCTTGTGATGCTGCTGTTATCGTTGTCTCTGCAAAGGCAGGAGTGGAAGTAGGAACGTTAAAAGCATGGGAATACTGTGAAAAATATAAACTTCCTCGAATGTTTTTTGTAACTGATATGGATGATGATAATGCTAGTTTTCGAGCAGTCGTAGAAAAATTGCAAGAATTGTATGGCAAAAAAATTGCTCCATTTCATTCTCCGATTCGTGAAAATGAAAAATTTGTTGGTTTTGTTAATGTTGTTAAAATGGCAGGTAGAAGATTTACAAAATTAAGTGAATATACAGAGTGTCCGATTCCTGATTATTCGAAGGAATATGTGGATAAATATAGAGAAGCTTTATTGGATGCAGTTGCAGAAACATCTGAGGAGCTTATGGAAAAATATTTTGAAGGAGAGGAGTTTACTCCACAGGAGATTTCAACTGCATTACGTAGCAGTGTAATTGATTGTAGCATAGTACCAGTATTAATGGGATCAGGGCTGAATGCACAAGGCTCGAATATGCTATTGCAAGCAATTGAAAAGTATTTCCCATCGCCAAACAAACAGGTGATAACGGGTAGAAATTTAAAGACGGATTCAACCTTTGCTGCAGATTATGATGCAAATAAGCCGATGACAGCTAGAGTATTTAAAACAATTGCAGATCCGTTTATTGGTAAGTTTTCTTTAATTAAGATTTGTTCAGGAGTCCTAAAATCAGATGCGGTGGTATACAACGCAGAAAGAGATACCGAGGAAAAATTAAGTCGTTTATATATTCTTCGCGGAAAAGAACAGATTGAAGTAAAAGAACTTTATGCTGGTGATATCGGTGCGATTGGTAAATTATCCAATACCTTAACAGGAGATACACTCTCCACAAAGGCAACTCCGATTGTATATGATCGACCTAAAATTTCAACTCCGTATGCTTATCTTAGATATAAGACAAAGAATAAAGGTGACGATGATAAGGTTTCACAAGCAATGGCTAAATTAATGGAAGAAGATTTAACACTTAAAATTGTTAATGATGTGGAGAATCGCCAAGCATTAATCTATGGTATCGGAGAACAACAGCTTGAAGTGGTTGTAAGTAAATTACTCAATCGCTACAAAGTAGATATTGAGCTAAAGAAACCAAGAGTAGCTTATCGTGAAACAATTCGTAAAAAAGTTAGGGTACAAGGAAAGTATAAAAAGCAATCCGGTGGTCATGGCCAGTACGGCGATGTGCATATGGAATTTGAACCACTTGGAGATACCGATAAATCTTATGAATTTGAGGAGAAGGTCTTTGGAGGATCCGTTCCTAGAAACTTCTTCCCAGCAGTTGAGAAAGGAATTGCAGAAAGTGTTTT
This window contains:
- the aroF gene encoding 3-deoxy-7-phosphoheptulonate synthase, giving the protein MIIVMKQGAKESSIENILRIIKENGLEAHLSTGKQVTIIGVVGDKSRLSDKNLEVEEDVERIVAVTESYKLANKKFHPEPSVIKVGNTSIGGNKLVIMSGPCAVETREQLLETAFAIKKAGAQILRGGAYKPRTSPYSFQGLEVDGLRYMKEASEATGLATICEVTSLEAIEAAVKYVDMLQIGARNMQNFYLLKEVGKTGMPVLLKRGLAATIDDWLNASEYIMAEGNPNVVLCERGIRTFETSTRNTLDLSAIPVIKEKSHLPIIVDPSHATGVRNYVEPLAKAAIAAGADGLMIETHPNPATALSDGPQSLTFPQFETLCEKLRPYAKLENKFF
- the fusA gene encoding elongation factor G; the protein is METYKYEKIRNVAMLGHGGCGKTTLVEAMAYTTGIINRQGKIEEGNTISDFDKEEIKRLFSISTTLVPIIWEDTKINILDTPGYFDFVGEVEEALSACDAAVIVVSAKAGVEVGTLKAWEYCEKYKLPRMFFVTDMDDDNASFRAVVEKLQELYGKKIAPFHSPIRENEKFVGFVNVVKMAGRRFTKLSEYTECPIPDYSKEYVDKYREALLDAVAETSEELMEKYFEGEEFTPQEISTALRSSVIDCSIVPVLMGSGLNAQGSNMLLQAIEKYFPSPNKQVITGRNLKTDSTFAADYDANKPMTARVFKTIADPFIGKFSLIKICSGVLKSDAVVYNAERDTEEKLSRLYILRGKEQIEVKELYAGDIGAIGKLSNTLTGDTLSTKATPIVYDRPKISTPYAYLRYKTKNKGDDDKVSQAMAKLMEEDLTLKIVNDVENRQALIYGIGEQQLEVVVSKLLNRYKVDIELKKPRVAYRETIRKKVRVQGKYKKQSGGHGQYGDVHMEFEPLGDTDKSYEFEEKVFGGSVPRNFFPAVEKGIAESVLRGPLAGYPVVGIKATLVDGSYHPVDSSEMAFKMATIQAFKQGVLEASPILLEPIVSLKVVVPDKFTGDIMGDLNKRRGRVLGMNPHYNGKQEIVADIPMSETFGYATDLRSMTGGVGDYSYEFARYEPAPSDVQSKVIEEAAQKSQEDNE